DNA sequence from the Arthrobacter crystallopoietes genome:
CTCAAATAGAACAGACAACGCAAGAACAGACAGGATTGCCGGCAGTGCTTTGGTGGCGTGAACAGGTCGGCGACGGCCTGTGGGTGGCTTTTACCGATAAGGCTGCCGGCAATCTTGCTTTGCATGTAGGCGATGTGCCGGCTTCCGTCCAGGACAGACGCAGGTCCTTGGAGACCGAACTTGGTATGGTGCCGGGCTCGCTGCGCTTCATGAACCAGGTCCATTCCGCCAACGTGGGCGTGGCGTCGACAGGTCAGCCGGCGCCTCCGCCGGAAACGGAAATTGATGCGCTCGTATCACCCCAAGCGGACGTGCCGCTTGCGGTGATGGTGGCCGACTGCCTGCCGGTCGTTTTCGCCGGTTCCACGGCGGACGGAGGACACGCGTCCGCCGTCGCGCATGCAGGCCGGCGGGGATTGCTGGATGGCGTCCTCGTGAACACTGTGTCCGAACTGCGCGCCTCGGGAGTCTCGGACATCCGGGCGTGGATTGGCCCCTCGATCTGCGGACGCTGTTACGAGGTCCCCGCACACATGAGGACAGCGTCCTGTGAGCAACTGCCGCAGCTATACTCTGAAACTTCCTGGGGAACGCCGGCTTTGGACCTGCCTGCCGGCGCGGCAGGCCAATTGGAAACGCTGGACGTGGAAACGCGGCGGCTGAACGGATGCACCCTCGAGGATTCCCGGCTGTTCTCCTACCGGCGCAATCCACAAACAGGCCGCTTCGCCGGCCTCGTATGGAGGGAACTATGACTGAAATGGACAGGACTGAGGAGCTTCGCCGGAACCTGGCGAAGGTGCGGACAAGGATTGAGGCCGCCGCTGCCCAACGCACAGGTCCTGCGCCCGAATTGATTGTGGTGACGAAATTCTTTCCCGCGGCCGACGTTGCCGCGCTGGCGGCACTCGGTGTTGCGGACGTGGGGGAGAACCGGGACCAGGAAGCTTCGCAAAAAGCGGCGGAGCTGGCGGACACCGCGGCAGGCGAGTCCCTGCGCTGGCACTTTATCGGGCAGCTGCAGAAGAACAAGGCCAAGTCTGTGGTGCGGTACGCGCACGCGGTGCATTCCGTGGACCGTTCGTCCTTGATCGGTGCCCTGGGCAAAGCGATGGTCGTTGAGCAGGAACGACGCAGTGCCGCCAACCTTCCCCCGCGGCCGGAACTGCTGTGTCTGATCCAGGTCGATCTCGATGAGCGCACGGAGGTGCCCGAAGCGGGGGAGGCCGCCGGTCCTCGGGGAGGCGCCCAACCCGAGCAGATCGAGGAACTCGCACGAGCCATTGATTCTGCAAGTGGTCTGCGACTGGGCGGCTTAATGGCAGTTGCGCCACTGGGAACGGACCCGGCCCCGGCCTTTGATCGGTTAATGGATTATTCGGCCAAGTTGCGCGAAATTTTTCCTAGCGCGTCGATGGTCTCCGCCGGTATGAGCCAGGACTTGGAAGCCGCCATAGCGGCCGGTGCGACACACCTGCGTGTCGGCTCAGATGTCCTCGGACCGAGACCCGCTTTGAGGTAGCGTTTTTGGCGAGAGCAGTGTTGAAGACACGATAGGAGCTAACCATGGCCGGCGCTTTGCGCAAGACAATGATCTATCTTGGGCTCGCCGACGGTGACGAGCACTACGAGTCCGAAGAAAACGAGTCGCTGAACAGGGAACCCCAGAACCGGGACGAGGACCAGCGTGTTGAACAGAGCCGTGAGGAGCGCCGGGTGGAGAGTGCGCCGTCGCCCGTGAAGCCTGTGGCGGAGGAATACCGTGCTCCCGTAACGCCGATCAAGCGTGCCCCGTCGTCCCGTGAGGAGTCATCCGTGCTGCGTCAGATCACCACAGTCCATCCCCGTTCCTACAATGACGCGAAAGTCATTGGTGAAAGCTTTCGCGACGGGATTCCCGTGATCATGAACGTGACCGACATGGGTGAGGCAGACGCCAAACGGCTGGTTGACTTCTCCGCCGGGCTGGTTTTCGGACTGCACGGCAGCATTGAACGGGTCACCAACAAAGTGTTCCTGCTCTCGCCGTCGACCATGGAAGTGCTCGGCGAGGATAAGCAGGCCAGCGACCACCAGGCGACGTTCTTCAACCAGAGCTAGCGGAGCATGCTGCCCATACGGCAGTATGCTCATTTAACTGCTCGTCTACCGCTAGGAATCGTGGAACCCGCGTGTCCATTATTTTTGCTCTGCTGTATTTAGTGCTCATGCTGTTTCAGCTGGCGCTGATCATCCGCATTGTTTTTGATGTTGTCCAGACTTTTGCCCGGCAATGGCGCCCGCGTGGCGTCGCCTTGGTGGCTGCATCGGCCATCTATGCCGTCACGGATCCGCCGCTCAGGGCACTGCGGCGGATGATTCCGCCGCTGCGCATCGGCGGCTTCGCATTGGACCTGGCATTCCTGGTCCTCTTCATTCTGACTAGCATTGCGTTGTTTATCGTTGCAGGCCTTGCCTAGGGACTGACCTGCTTCAGACGCGGTTAGTTTTCAAGATCGAAAAGATATACTCTGATTCAGATATCCCTAGTGAATGTAAATCGTCATGGCGATTATTCGCTACCGTTGTCATGAGTGCATTGGCACGAAATCATGATCCACAAGAACCAGTATGAGGTGACCACATGGCTCTGACGCCAGAAGACGTTGTCAACAAGCGGTTCCAACCGACGAAGTTCCGTGAAGGATACGACCAGGACGAGGTCGATGACTTCCTTGATGAAATCGTCGTAGAACTGCGCAGGCTGAACCAGGAAAACGACGAGCTCCGCAAGAAGCTCGGCGAAGCCACCTCGGGCCAGTCATCCGCTGGTAACGTCCCGGCCCCTGTTGCAGCCGCTCCGAAGGCCGAGCCGGCCAAGGAAGAGGAGCCGCAGGAGGAGGTCAAGGAAGAGCCTAAGCGCGAGAAGCCTGCAGCGGCTGTTCCCGCTACGGCGGCCGCTCCGGTCGTCAGTGCTCCGGCTCCCGCCGCTCCAGCAGCCGGTGGCGGCCACACTGCCACTGCCGAGTCCGCCGCGGGTGTTCTGGCCATGGCGCAGAAGCTTCACGACGAATATGTCAACGCCGGCGTCGAGCAGCGCGACAAGATCATTGCCGAAGCTCAGATGGAAGCGAGCACCCTCGTCAACGATGCACAGGAGAAGAGCCGCAAAACGCTGGGCTCCCTGGAGCAGCAGAAGGCTGTACTGGAGCGCAAGCTCGAGCAGCTGCGCGGCTTCGAACGGGACTACCGTTCACGACTCAAGGCCTACATCGAAGGCCAGCTGCGCGATCTGGAAGCCCGTGGCTCCTTTGCGACTCCGGACATCAAGGAGAGCTAGAGTCCTCAGCTTGACCCAGTTTTGAGCCCTTTGTTCAAGGGCAAGGATGGCCGGTGCCGGGAATTCCCTGACACCGGCCATTTCTCTAGCCGTGTTCCGTGCCGCCATCCGTTATTGCCGTTAGAAAAGAATCATGTCTGAACCATCTTCCGGGGACCAGCCCGCGGACAGCAGCATCGAACGCCAACCCACCGGTGTCCGCAGCCGGCGCACCGCTGGTTTTGTCCTGATCCTGGCAGGCTGCGCCGCGTTTGCGTACCTCTTCGATCAGCTGACCAAATGGTGGGTCGTCAGCACCATGACGGAGGGCGATATCATTCCGGTGCTGCCCCCGCTGCTGCACTGGCACTTCATCCGAAATTCGGGTGCGGCGTTTTCGATCGGCCAGGACTACACCTGGGTCTTTACGATCGTGATGGTCCTGGTTTCCGGTGCCATCATTTTCTACGCACGCAAGGTCCGATCCGCCTGGTGGTCCATCGCCCTCGGCCTACTTCTGGGCGGTGCGCTGGGCAACCTGACGGACAGGCTCTTCCGGGAACCGTCTTTCGGCGTCGGCCATGTGGTGGATTTCATCGCGTTCCCCAATTTCGCCATTTTCAATATTGCGGACTGTGCCGTGGTCGGCGGCGTAATACTCTGGTGCATTCTGACCTTCATGGGCATTGGTATCGACGGCGAACGCGTACCGTCCGGTAAACAGCCGCCGAAAGACCGCAGCCCGGAGCAGCACGGTGCCTGATCAGCTTTACCAGTTCTCGCTTGACCCGGAGACGGCGGGCAAACGCGCCGACGCTGCTATTGCCGGCCTGCTGGACATATCGCGTTCGGCGGCCGCGACGTTGTGCACCGCGGGCCATGTCAGGCTTAACGGCAAGATCCTGGGCAAATCAGACCGGTTGCCGAATGCGGGAGAACTTGAAATCCGCAGACCCGAAGAGCGGGATCCGTTGGAGATCGTCGTCGAAGAGGTGGAAGATTTGAAGGTTCTCGGTGACGATGATGACTTCGTCGTGATTGACAAGCCTGTTGGAGTGGCTGCCCACCCCTCGCCAGGCTGGGTCGGCCCCACCGTGGTGGGTGCCCTGGCCGCACTGGGATATAGAATTTCCACGTCCGGGGCGGCGGAGCGTGCGGGCATTGTGCACCGGCTCGATGTCGGCACGTCAGGCGTCATGGTCGTGGCAAAGACCGAGCACGCGTACACGCTGCTCAAGCGGGCTTTCAAGGAACGTACGGTCGATAAGGTTTATCACGCACTGGTACAGGGCCTGCCGGATCCGCTCGAAGGAACTATCGACGCACCCATCGGCAGGCACCCGGGCTACGACTGGCGCTTCGCCGTCGTGGAGGACGGGCGGAACTCAGTCACCCATTACAAGGTGATTGAAGCGTTCGGAAAGGCGTCGTTGGTCGAAGTTCATCTGGAGACGGGGCGGACGCACCAGATCCGCGTTCATTTCGCCGCTCTCCGCCACCCGTGCGCCGGGGACCTGACTTACGGGGCGGACCCGAAGCTCGCGGCCGAACTCGGCCTGACCAGACAATGGCTCCACGCCAAGAAACTCGGTTTCGACCATCCGGTCAGCGGAAAATGGGTGGAGTACGAAAGCGAATATCCCCAGGATCTGGCCTATGCACTGGAAGCACTGGCCGAACACCGGGTCTGATCTGTACGACGGCGGGACCGCGGCATGAAACGTGCCCGCCTAGAATGAAGTGGTGGCAACTGTGACTAGCTCGATTTCCGGTACTGATTCGTTTGTACATCTCCACAACCACACCGAGTACTCCATGCTCGACGGCGCAGCCCGCCTGACGGACCTCTTCGAACATGCCCATGAACTCGGCATGGACTCCGTGGCCACCACGGACCACGGTTTTGTCTTTGGCGCCTTCGATTTCTGGAACAAGGCCAACAACGCCGGCATTAAGCCGATCGTCGGGGTGGAAGCCTATTTGACGCCCGGCACGGCGAGGTCGGACAAGACCCGTGTCCGCTGGGGCGACGGCGGCCGCGGCGACGTCTCGGGCGCCGGTGCATACACGCATATGACGATGTGGGCCGAGACGACCGAGGGCATGCACAATCTGTTCCGCATGTCGTCCCTGGCGTCGCTGGAGGGGTACCTGTACAAGCCCCGCATGGACCGGGATCTGCTGCAGACCTACGGCAAGGGCCTGATCACCACCACCGGCTGCCCATCGGGCGAGGTGCAGACGAAGCTGCGGCTGGGGCTCTACAAGGAAGCGATGCAGGCCGCCTCGGATTTCCGGGACATCCTGGGGCCGGAGAACTTTTACTGCGAACTGATGGACCACGGCCTCGACATCGAGCGCAATGTCCAGGCGGATCTGCTCAAGCTGGCCCGCGAGCTGCAGCTGCCGTTGGTGGCAACCAACGATCTGCACTACACACATGCCGAGGACGCGAAGGCCCACGCGGCACTGCTCTGCGTCCAGTCCGGCTCGACGATGGCCGATCCCAAGCGCTTCAAGTTCGACGCCGATGAGTTCTATCTGAAATCTCCGGCTGAGATGCGGGCCATTTTCCGCGACTATCCGGAGGCCTGCGACAACACCCTGCTGATCGCCGAACGGTGCAACGTCGAGTTCAACACCCAGGCCAACTACATGCCGCGGTACCCCGTTCCGGAAGGGGAGAACGAGGAGTCCTGGTTCATCAAGGAGGTCGAAAAAGGCCTTCATTACCGCTACCCGGCGGGTATTCCCGACGACGTCCGCAAGCAAGCGGACTACGAAGTCGGCGTCATCTCCCAGATGGGCTTCCCCGGGTACTTCCTGGTCGTGGCCGACTTCATCAACTGGGCCAAGAATAACGGCATTCGCGTAGGACCGGGCCGTGGTTCGGGTGCCGGTTCAATGGCGGCCTACGCCATGCGCATCACGGACCTGGATCCGCTCAAGCACGGTCTGATCTTCGAACGGTTCCTCAACCCGGACCGTGTGTCCATGCCTGACTTCGACGTCGACTTCGATGATCGGCGCCGCTCGGAGGTCATCAGGTATGTCACCGAGAAGTACGGTGACGAGCGGGTGGCCATGATTGTCACGTACGGCACCATCAAGGGCAAGCAGGCGCTGAAGGACTCCTCGCGCGTCATGGGTTACCCCTTCTCGACGGGAGAGCGGCTGACCAAGGCGATGCCGCCGGACGTCATGGGCAAGGGCATTTCGCTGCAGGACGTGCACAATCCGGAGGCCAAGCGCTACAGCGAGGCCGAAGAGCTGCGGGAACTGCTCAAGTCGGATCCGGATTCAGCCAAGGTCTTCGAAACGGCGCTCGGGCTCGAGGGCCTGAAGCGGCAGTGGGGTGTCCACGCGGCCGGTGTGATCATGTCCTCGGATCCGCTGATCGATATCATTCCGATCATGCGCCGTGAGCAGGACGGCCAGGTCATCACGCAGTTCGACTATCCGACTTGTGAGGGCCTTGGCCTGATCAAGATGGACTTCCTCGGTCTGCGGAACCTGACGATCATCACGGACGCGCTGGAAAACATCCAGATGAACCGGGACTTCGAGCTGGTGCTTGAGGACCTGACACTGGATGATCCGGACTCTTACGCCCTGCTGGCACGCGGCGACACTCTGGGAGTCTTCCAGCTCGACGGCGGCCCGATGCGGTCCCTGCTGAAGCTCATGCGGCCGGATAACTTCGAAGACATTTCCGCGGTGCTTGCGCTGTACCGCCCCGGGCCGATGGGCGCTAACGCGCACAATAACTACGCGCTGCGCAAGAACGGGCTGCAGGAGATCACTCCTATCCACCCGGAGCTTGAGGAGCCGCTGGCCGAAATTCTAGGCGGCACCTACGGCCTGATCGTCTATCAGGAACAGGTTATGGCGATCGCGCAGAAACTGGCCGGGTACTCGCTCGGCCAGGCAGATATTCTGCGGCGTGCCATGGGCAAGAAGAAGAAGTCGGAGCTGGACAAGCAGTACGCCGGCTTCGAAAAGGGCATGCAGGACAACGGCTATTCCGCCGCAGCCATCAAGACGCTGTGGGATATCCTGCTCCCGTTCTCGGACTACGCGTTCAACAAGGCACACTCGGCCGCGTACGGCGTCGTGTCCTATTGGACGGCGTACCTCAAGGCGCATTATCCGGGCGAATACATGGCTGCGCTGCTGACCTCCGTCGGTGACGACAAGGACAAGCTGGCCATGTACCTTAACGAATGCCGGCACATGGGCATTACGGTGCTTCCGCCGGACGTCAACGAATCCAGTGTGAACTTCACCCCGGTGGGCAAGGACATCCGGTTCGGCATGGGCGCCATCCGCAACGTTGGCGCCAACGTGGTCCATGCCATGGTCGCCGCCCGCGAGGAGAAGGGGCACTTCAGCTCGTTCAGCGATTTCCTACAGAAGGTTCCCGCGGTTGTCTGCAACAAGCGGACCATCGAATCACTGATCAAGGCCGGCGCGTTCGACTCGCTCGGCGATCCGCGCCGCGCCCTGGCCATGATCCATGAAGAAGCGGTTGACTCCGTCATTGTGCTCAAGCGCAACGAGGCAGCCAACCAGTTCGACCTCTTCAGTGCGTTTGACGACGGCGGTGAAACCTCCGGCGGACTGGCCGTGGAAGTTCCGGATCTGCCTGAATGGGACAAGAAGGACAAACTGGCGTTCGAGCGCGACATGCTCGGCCTGTATGTCTCGGACCATCCGCTTCAGGGCTTGGAAGGTCTGCTGAGCCAGCATGCGGACCTGACCATTACCTCAGTCATCGGCGAAGACGGTCCCGCGGACGGTGCCATCGTCACTATTGCCGGAATGATCACCTCCTTGCAGCGCCGGATCGCCAAGAACAGC
Encoded proteins:
- a CDS encoding polyphenol oxidase family protein; this translates as MLWWREQVGDGLWVAFTDKAAGNLALHVGDVPASVQDRRRSLETELGMVPGSLRFMNQVHSANVGVASTGQPAPPPETEIDALVSPQADVPLAVMVADCLPVVFAGSTADGGHASAVAHAGRRGLLDGVLVNTVSELRASGVSDIRAWIGPSICGRCYEVPAHMRTASCEQLPQLYSETSWGTPALDLPAGAAGQLETLDVETRRLNGCTLEDSRLFSYRRNPQTGRFAGLVWREL
- a CDS encoding YggS family pyridoxal phosphate-dependent enzyme; protein product: MTEMDRTEELRRNLAKVRTRIEAAAAQRTGPAPELIVVTKFFPAADVAALAALGVADVGENRDQEASQKAAELADTAAGESLRWHFIGQLQKNKAKSVVRYAHAVHSVDRSSLIGALGKAMVVEQERRSAANLPPRPELLCLIQVDLDERTEVPEAGEAAGPRGGAQPEQIEELARAIDSASGLRLGGLMAVAPLGTDPAPAFDRLMDYSAKLREIFPSASMVSAGMSQDLEAAIAAGATHLRVGSDVLGPRPALR
- a CDS encoding cell division protein SepF — protein: MAGALRKTMIYLGLADGDEHYESEENESLNREPQNRDEDQRVEQSREERRVESAPSPVKPVAEEYRAPVTPIKRAPSSREESSVLRQITTVHPRSYNDAKVIGESFRDGIPVIMNVTDMGEADAKRLVDFSAGLVFGLHGSIERVTNKVFLLSPSTMEVLGEDKQASDHQATFFNQS
- a CDS encoding YggT family protein: MSIIFALLYLVLMLFQLALIIRIVFDVVQTFARQWRPRGVALVAASAIYAVTDPPLRALRRMIPPLRIGGFALDLAFLVLFILTSIALFIVAGLA
- a CDS encoding DivIVA domain-containing protein, producing MALTPEDVVNKRFQPTKFREGYDQDEVDDFLDEIVVELRRLNQENDELRKKLGEATSGQSSAGNVPAPVAAAPKAEPAKEEEPQEEVKEEPKREKPAAAVPATAAAPVVSAPAPAAPAAGGGHTATAESAAGVLAMAQKLHDEYVNAGVEQRDKIIAEAQMEASTLVNDAQEKSRKTLGSLEQQKAVLERKLEQLRGFERDYRSRLKAYIEGQLRDLEARGSFATPDIKES
- the lspA gene encoding signal peptidase II, which produces MSEPSSGDQPADSSIERQPTGVRSRRTAGFVLILAGCAAFAYLFDQLTKWWVVSTMTEGDIIPVLPPLLHWHFIRNSGAAFSIGQDYTWVFTIVMVLVSGAIIFYARKVRSAWWSIALGLLLGGALGNLTDRLFREPSFGVGHVVDFIAFPNFAIFNIADCAVVGGVILWCILTFMGIGIDGERVPSGKQPPKDRSPEQHGA
- a CDS encoding RluA family pseudouridine synthase; amino-acid sequence: MPDQLYQFSLDPETAGKRADAAIAGLLDISRSAAATLCTAGHVRLNGKILGKSDRLPNAGELEIRRPEERDPLEIVVEEVEDLKVLGDDDDFVVIDKPVGVAAHPSPGWVGPTVVGALAALGYRISTSGAAERAGIVHRLDVGTSGVMVVAKTEHAYTLLKRAFKERTVDKVYHALVQGLPDPLEGTIDAPIGRHPGYDWRFAVVEDGRNSVTHYKVIEAFGKASLVEVHLETGRTHQIRVHFAALRHPCAGDLTYGADPKLAAELGLTRQWLHAKKLGFDHPVSGKWVEYESEYPQDLAYALEALAEHRV
- the dnaE gene encoding DNA polymerase III subunit alpha — its product is MLDGAARLTDLFEHAHELGMDSVATTDHGFVFGAFDFWNKANNAGIKPIVGVEAYLTPGTARSDKTRVRWGDGGRGDVSGAGAYTHMTMWAETTEGMHNLFRMSSLASLEGYLYKPRMDRDLLQTYGKGLITTTGCPSGEVQTKLRLGLYKEAMQAASDFRDILGPENFYCELMDHGLDIERNVQADLLKLARELQLPLVATNDLHYTHAEDAKAHAALLCVQSGSTMADPKRFKFDADEFYLKSPAEMRAIFRDYPEACDNTLLIAERCNVEFNTQANYMPRYPVPEGENEESWFIKEVEKGLHYRYPAGIPDDVRKQADYEVGVISQMGFPGYFLVVADFINWAKNNGIRVGPGRGSGAGSMAAYAMRITDLDPLKHGLIFERFLNPDRVSMPDFDVDFDDRRRSEVIRYVTEKYGDERVAMIVTYGTIKGKQALKDSSRVMGYPFSTGERLTKAMPPDVMGKGISLQDVHNPEAKRYSEAEELRELLKSDPDSAKVFETALGLEGLKRQWGVHAAGVIMSSDPLIDIIPIMRREQDGQVITQFDYPTCEGLGLIKMDFLGLRNLTIITDALENIQMNRDFELVLEDLTLDDPDSYALLARGDTLGVFQLDGGPMRSLLKLMRPDNFEDISAVLALYRPGPMGANAHNNYALRKNGLQEITPIHPELEEPLAEILGGTYGLIVYQEQVMAIAQKLAGYSLGQADILRRAMGKKKKSELDKQYAGFEKGMQDNGYSAAAIKTLWDILLPFSDYAFNKAHSAAYGVVSYWTAYLKAHYPGEYMAALLTSVGDDKDKLAMYLNECRHMGITVLPPDVNESSVNFTPVGKDIRFGMGAIRNVGANVVHAMVAAREEKGHFSSFSDFLQKVPAVVCNKRTIESLIKAGAFDSLGDPRRALAMIHEEAVDSVIVLKRNEAANQFDLFSAFDDGGETSGGLAVEVPDLPEWDKKDKLAFERDMLGLYVSDHPLQGLEGLLSQHADLTITSVIGEDGPADGAIVTIAGMITSLQRRIAKNSGNAYARAEVEDLGGSMEVMFFGQVYGPISTILAEDLIVVVRGRLQRRDDGAVTLNAQELTVPDLSDGHSGPVVISMASFKATETVVSSLGDVLRTHPGTTEVQVRLNSSRKVEVMKLGVDLRVNPTPSLFGDLKVLLGPACLDV